One genomic segment of Sminthopsis crassicaudata isolate SCR6 chromosome 2, ASM4859323v1, whole genome shotgun sequence includes these proteins:
- the MESP1 gene encoding mesoderm posterior protein 1: MAHSPAPMLGSDAWLLPQGWGWGAAPPLQPLPSEGDCSCSPASSSDSWGLSPPGPQAHFLPSGHTPKPSGSRSGVGAPAGRRAGRGRLGSGQRQSASEREKLRMRNLSRALHDLRRYLPPSVVPAGQSLTKIETLRLAIRYIGHLSALLGLSEESLKRRKSEAAPRGCPLCPDGLGCCAGWTHGLSPASPVPEAGSPQLPAGWESPSSCSALPPQLERCGGQILSADSLLLEEQVADLDSSAVRIFPAFSRSPSTFRLVPSLP, encoded by the coding sequence ATGGCTCACTCTCCCGCTCCGATGCTCGGCTCAGACGCCTGGCTGCTTCCGCAAGGCTGGGGTTGGGGGGCTGCGCCCCCATTGCAGCCGCTGCCGTCGGAAGGAGACTGCAGCTGCTCTCCGGCCTCTTCCTCCGACTCCTGGGGCCTCTCCCCGCCGGGCCCCCAGGCTCACTTCCTCCCCTCGGGCCACACTCCCAAGCCGTCCGGCAGCAGGAGCGGGGTCGGAGCCCCAGCCGGCCGGCGAGCTGGCAGAGGCCGCCTGGGCAGCGGGCAGCGGCAGAGCGCCAGCGAGCGGGAGAAGCTGCGGATGCGCAACCTGTCCCGGGCGCTGCACGACCTGCGGCGCTACCTGCCCCCGTCCGTGGTGCCCGCGGGCCAGAGCCTGACCAAGATCGAGACTCTTCGCCTGGCTATCCGCTACATCGGCCACCTGTCGGCCCTGCTGGGGCTCAGCGAGGAGAGCCTCAAGCGCCGGAAGAGCGAGGCTGCCCCCCGGGGCTGCCCGCTCTGCCCCGACGGACTGGGCTGCTGCGCCGGCTGGACCCATGGGCTCAGCCCGGCCTCTCCGGTCCCTGAGGCCGGCTCTCCCCAGCTCCCAGCCGGCTGGGAGTCCCCTTCTTCCTGCTCGGCGCTTCCACCCCAGCTCGAACGCTGCGGGGGGCAGATCCTCAGTGCGGATTCTCTGCTCCTGGAAGAGCAGGTGGCAGATCTGGACTCCTCCGCGGTGCGTATCTTTCCCGCCTTTTCCCGCTCCCCTTCCACCTTCCGGCTAGTTCCCTCCCTGCCTTAA